In one window of Acidovorax sp. HDW3 DNA:
- a CDS encoding NUDIX hydrolase, with amino-acid sequence MHFRRPIHYCRACGSPVEQRIPDDGDTRERAVCPRCHTIHYENPLNVVGTVPVLGEKVLLCKRNIEPRRGKWTLPAGFMELQETTSEGAARETVEEAGAQFTLGPLFAVLNVPQAGQVHLFYRAQLHNDCFDPGHETQEARLFAEDEIPWDEIAFRTVKATLECFFNDRRQGQFGIHCVDIA; translated from the coding sequence ATGCACTTTCGCCGCCCCATCCACTACTGCCGTGCCTGCGGCAGCCCCGTCGAGCAGCGCATTCCCGACGACGGCGACACGCGCGAGCGCGCCGTCTGCCCCCGCTGCCACACCATCCATTACGAGAACCCGCTCAACGTCGTCGGCACCGTGCCCGTGCTGGGCGAGAAGGTGCTGCTGTGCAAGCGCAACATCGAGCCGCGCCGGGGCAAATGGACGCTGCCGGCGGGCTTCATGGAGCTGCAAGAAACCACCAGTGAAGGCGCAGCCCGCGAGACGGTCGAAGAAGCCGGGGCGCAATTTACGCTGGGCCCGCTGTTTGCCGTGCTCAATGTGCCCCAGGCCGGCCAGGTGCACCTGTTCTACCGCGCCCAGCTGCACAACGACTGCTTTGACCCCGGCCACGAAACCCAGGAAGCGCGCCTGTTTGCCGAAGATGAAATTCCTTGGGACGAGATTGCTTTTCGCACCGTCAAAGCCACGCTCGAATGCTTTTTCAACGACCGCCGCCAGGGGCAGTTTGGCATCCACTGCGTGGATATTGCCTAG
- a CDS encoding DUF2242 domain-containing protein, with the protein MTVQGIGRLARAGLALALGMVLAGCFRQQVAPLKKFEPEVFNAAANFSRHYETAPAQACEAARRVLLGQGYVISAATDAEVTGRKFYQPQAESHVALELRVVCALQAGDAAVVYAAAIQDIYSLRKGKESASLGVGGLGSLSLPLDGGSDGMVKTGTQTVTEARFYRSFFDLLDEQLAQQ; encoded by the coding sequence ATGACGGTGCAAGGAATCGGGCGGCTGGCCCGCGCGGGGCTGGCCCTGGCCCTGGGGATGGTGTTGGCGGGTTGCTTTCGCCAGCAAGTGGCGCCCTTGAAGAAGTTTGAACCCGAGGTGTTCAACGCCGCCGCCAATTTTTCTCGCCACTATGAAACCGCACCGGCCCAGGCTTGCGAGGCCGCGCGCCGCGTGCTGCTGGGCCAGGGCTACGTTATCAGCGCCGCCACAGATGCCGAGGTGACGGGGCGCAAGTTCTACCAGCCGCAGGCCGAATCACATGTGGCGCTGGAGCTGCGCGTGGTCTGCGCCCTGCAGGCGGGCGATGCGGCGGTGGTGTACGCCGCCGCCATTCAAGATATTTATTCGCTGCGCAAGGGCAAGGAATCGGCCTCGCTCGGGGTCGGCGGGCTGGGCTCGCTCTCGTTACCGCTCGACGGCGGCAGCGACGGCATGGTCAAGACGGGCACGCAAACCGTGACCGAGGCGCGTTTTTACCGCAGCTTTTTCGATCTGCTCGATGAGCAGCTGGCGCAGCAGTAA
- a CDS encoding fumarylacetoacetate hydrolase family protein, which translates to MTTAYVLPPAPTPSLPVVGTPARFAVRRIYCVGRNYAEHAREMGASGREAPFFFLKPADALLPVEGSAPTHLPYPSLTQELHHEVELVVAIGLGGRDIAVDEALRHVWGYAVGLDMTRRDLQAEMKKQGRPWCIGKGFDASAPIAALTPAAQAGDLAQAHIRLQVNGQERQHGEIAHMIWNVAETIAALSRAWTLQPGDLILTGTPAGVGPVQPGDGISAQIDGLTPLQLVVD; encoded by the coding sequence ATGACGACTGCCTACGTTCTACCGCCCGCCCCCACCCCCAGCTTGCCCGTTGTCGGCACGCCAGCGCGCTTTGCGGTGCGCCGCATTTACTGCGTGGGCCGCAACTACGCCGAGCACGCCCGCGAAATGGGCGCCAGCGGGCGCGAGGCGCCGTTCTTCTTCCTCAAGCCAGCCGACGCCCTGTTGCCCGTAGAGGGCAGCGCCCCCACCCACCTGCCCTACCCCAGCCTGACGCAAGAGCTGCACCACGAAGTGGAGCTGGTGGTGGCCATTGGCCTGGGCGGGCGCGATATTGCCGTGGACGAGGCGCTGCGCCACGTCTGGGGCTACGCCGTGGGCCTGGACATGACGCGGCGCGACCTGCAGGCCGAGATGAAAAAACAAGGCCGCCCCTGGTGCATTGGCAAAGGTTTTGACGCCAGCGCCCCCATCGCCGCCCTCACGCCGGCAGCACAGGCGGGCGACCTGGCGCAGGCCCACATTCGCTTGCAGGTCAACGGCCAGGAGCGCCAGCACGGCGAGATTGCGCACATGATCTGGAACGTAGCGGAGACGATTGCCGCCCTCTCGCGCGCCTGGACGCTGCAGCCGGGCGACCTGATCTTGACCGGCACGCCCGCCGGTGTGGGCCCGGTGCAGCCAGGCGATGGCATCAGCGCCCAGATTGACGGCCTGACGCCGCTGCAGCTGGTGGTGGATTGA
- a CDS encoding MarR family winged helix-turn-helix transcriptional regulator, whose product MEEMLEFDVTPVQFAILMTLLERPRLDQVTLAQHVALDAATSGSVITRLEGRGWLERESDQRDRRRKLLWLTPEGERQALQMAQIGPQIQERLVAPLDAHERAELVRLLGKIEQGPL is encoded by the coding sequence ATGGAAGAGATGCTGGAGTTTGATGTCACCCCGGTGCAGTTCGCCATCCTCATGACGCTGCTTGAACGCCCCCGGCTCGACCAGGTGACCCTGGCGCAGCATGTGGCGCTCGATGCGGCCACTTCGGGCTCGGTCATCACCCGGCTCGAAGGGCGCGGCTGGCTCGAACGTGAATCCGACCAGCGCGACCGCCGGCGCAAACTGCTGTGGCTCACGCCCGAGGGCGAGCGCCAGGCGCTGCAAATGGCGCAGATCGGGCCACAGATTCAAGAGCGCCTGGTGGCGCCGCTCGACGCCCACGAACGCGCCGAACTGGTGCGCCTGCTGGGCAAAATCGAACAAGGCCCGCTGTGA
- the maiA gene encoding maleylacetoacetate isomerase, whose protein sequence is MKLYSYFRSSASYRVRIALQLKGLPYDYLPVHLVQGEQLQADYASAQGDALVPRLQTDDGALLSQSLAIIEYLEEAYPQSPRLLPSAPLARAQVRALAQMVACEIHPLNNLRVLRYLVHDMHSSEEAKTAWYQHWVRSGLQAFERQLALLAQERAQAGLAPSRYCWGDAPTLADCCLLPQLYNADRFGVPCADLPHILAVQAACQQLPAFARAHPSACPDAA, encoded by the coding sequence GTGAAGCTCTACAGCTACTTTCGCTCCTCGGCCTCGTACCGGGTGCGCATTGCCCTGCAGCTCAAGGGCTTGCCCTACGACTATCTGCCGGTGCACCTGGTGCAGGGCGAGCAGTTGCAGGCCGACTACGCCAGCGCCCAGGGCGACGCGCTCGTGCCCCGGCTGCAGACGGACGACGGCGCGCTCCTGAGCCAGTCGCTGGCCATCATCGAATACCTGGAAGAAGCCTATCCGCAGAGCCCGCGCTTGTTGCCGTCTGCCCCCCTGGCCCGCGCCCAGGTACGGGCGCTGGCGCAGATGGTGGCGTGCGAAATCCACCCGCTGAACAACCTGCGCGTGCTGCGCTACCTGGTGCACGACATGCACAGCAGCGAGGAGGCCAAAACCGCCTGGTACCAGCACTGGGTGCGCAGCGGCCTGCAGGCATTCGAGCGCCAGCTGGCCCTGCTGGCGCAAGAGCGCGCCCAGGCCGGACTGGCGCCCTCGCGCTACTGCTGGGGCGATGCGCCCACGCTGGCCGACTGCTGCCTGCTGCCCCAGCTCTACAACGCCGACCGTTTTGGCGTGCCCTGCGCCGATCTGCCGCACATCCTGGCCGTGCAGGCCGCCTGCCAGCAGCTGCCCGCCTTTGCCCGTGCGCACCCCAGCGCCTGTCCTGACGCCGCATGA
- the pgeF gene encoding peptidoglycan editing factor PgeF: protein MMDFLRPDWPAPPGVHALCSTRAGGVSQAPFASLNLGDHVGDDPAAVHTNRARLLQALQTEGGRHAPFLRQVHGTHCLTLSPHTPQGSEADACASAEAGLVCTIMVADCLPVLLAHRSGAVVAAAHAGWRGLAAGVLTTTFERFSALALTRQAQAAPKTIASQTLAWLGPCIGPQAFEVGAEVRQAFCAADPGAQGCFVARPGGKYLADLAALARRRLAALGITAIYGNDSTPPWCTVGNASRFFSHRGGSDAGGSGRFAACIWRST from the coding sequence ATGATGGATTTTTTGCGCCCCGACTGGCCAGCGCCGCCCGGCGTGCACGCCCTGTGCAGCACGCGCGCGGGCGGCGTCAGCCAGGCCCCGTTTGCCAGCCTCAACCTGGGCGACCATGTGGGCGACGACCCCGCTGCCGTGCACACCAACCGTGCCCGGCTGCTGCAGGCATTGCAGACCGAGGGCGGGCGACACGCGCCGTTTTTGCGCCAGGTACACGGCACGCACTGCCTGACGCTCTCGCCCCACACCCCGCAGGGCAGCGAGGCCGACGCCTGCGCCAGTGCCGAGGCCGGCCTGGTCTGCACCATCATGGTGGCCGACTGCCTGCCAGTGCTGCTGGCGCACCGCAGCGGCGCCGTGGTGGCCGCAGCCCACGCCGGCTGGCGCGGCCTGGCGGCGGGGGTGCTGACCACGACTTTTGAACGTTTTTCGGCCCTAGCGCTTACCAGGCAAGCGCAAGCAGCTCCTAAAACAATAGCAAGTCAAACCCTGGCCTGGCTCGGCCCCTGTATCGGGCCACAGGCTTTTGAGGTCGGCGCCGAGGTGCGCCAGGCTTTTTGCGCTGCCGATCCGGGCGCCCAGGGCTGCTTTGTTGCCCGGCCCGGTGGCAAATACCTGGCCGATCTGGCTGCCCTGGCACGCCGGCGGCTGGCGGCGCTGGGCATTACGGCCATCTACGGCAACGACAGCACACCGCCTTGGTGCACGGTGGGCAATGCCTCACGTTTCTTTTCGCACCGAGGCGGCAGCGACGCTGGTGGCAGCGGGCGCTTCGCCGCCTGCATCTGGCGCAGCACCTAG
- a CDS encoding alpha/beta hydrolase, which yields MDSESLWAQGSQQLQQMFTQGWAQALQAFQNVDAGSSKAPLPLRLAPEKIQALQNQYLHDVAQLWNQGLQAPTPAGDKRFTGEGWAHNPLAAFSAAAYALNSRTMMQLTDAVEADEKTRNRIRFGIEQWLAAVAPSNFLAFNPEAQKKAIDSHGESIAKGLANLLHDLRQGHVSMTDESLFEVGRNVATTEGAVVFENELFQLIEYKPLTEKVYERPFLLVPPCINKYYILDLQPENSLVRYAAEQGQRTFVVSWRNPDSSLGHKTWDDYIDEAVLTAIDTVQKISGAPQINALGFCVGGTMLANALAVLAARGEKPVASATFLTTLIDFADTGILDLFIDEPSVRLRELQMGQGGLLRGQELASTFSFLRPNDLVWNYVVGNYLKGETPPAFDLLYWNSDCTNLPGPYYAWYLRNMYLENKFVQPGALTVCGEKLDLRQVNLPVYIYGSREDHIVPINAAYASTQVLPGEKRFVMGASGHIAGVINPPAKGKRSHWTREGGELPATLEAWIDGATEHKGSWWSDWSAWLQGHAGKQIAAPKSYGKGQRYKAIEPAPGRYVKQKA from the coding sequence ATGGATTCTGAATCACTCTGGGCCCAAGGCTCCCAGCAATTGCAGCAAATGTTCACCCAAGGCTGGGCCCAGGCATTGCAAGCTTTTCAAAACGTCGATGCGGGCAGCAGCAAGGCGCCGCTGCCGCTGCGCCTGGCGCCGGAAAAAATCCAGGCCCTGCAAAACCAGTACCTGCACGACGTCGCGCAGCTGTGGAACCAGGGCTTGCAGGCGCCAACGCCGGCGGGCGACAAGCGCTTTACGGGCGAGGGCTGGGCGCACAACCCGCTGGCGGCCTTCTCTGCGGCGGCTTATGCGCTCAACTCACGCACCATGATGCAGCTGACCGACGCCGTCGAGGCCGACGAAAAAACCCGCAACCGCATCCGCTTTGGCATCGAGCAATGGCTGGCGGCGGTGGCGCCGAGCAACTTCCTCGCCTTCAACCCCGAGGCGCAGAAAAAAGCCATCGACAGCCACGGCGAGAGCATTGCCAAGGGCCTGGCCAACTTGCTGCACGACCTGCGCCAGGGCCATGTGTCGATGACCGACGAGAGCCTGTTCGAGGTCGGGCGCAACGTTGCCACCACCGAAGGCGCGGTGGTGTTCGAGAACGAGCTCTTTCAGCTCATCGAGTACAAGCCACTGACGGAGAAGGTGTACGAGCGCCCCTTCCTGCTGGTGCCGCCGTGCATCAACAAGTACTACATCCTCGACTTGCAGCCTGAAAACTCTTTGGTGCGCTACGCCGCCGAGCAGGGCCAGCGCACCTTCGTCGTCAGCTGGCGCAACCCCGACAGCAGCCTGGGCCACAAGACCTGGGACGACTACATCGACGAGGCCGTGCTCACCGCCATTGACACGGTGCAAAAAATCAGCGGCGCGCCGCAGATCAACGCCCTGGGCTTTTGCGTCGGCGGCACCATGCTCGCCAACGCCCTGGCGGTGCTGGCGGCGCGCGGCGAAAAGCCGGTGGCCAGCGCCACCTTCCTGACCACGCTGATCGACTTTGCCGACACCGGCATCCTTGACCTGTTCATCGACGAGCCCTCGGTGCGCCTGCGCGAGCTGCAAATGGGCCAGGGCGGCCTGCTGCGCGGGCAGGAGCTGGCCTCCACGTTCAGCTTCCTGCGCCCCAACGACCTGGTGTGGAACTACGTCGTCGGCAACTACCTCAAGGGTGAAACACCGCCCGCTTTTGACCTGTTGTACTGGAACAGCGACTGCACCAATCTGCCCGGCCCGTATTACGCCTGGTACCTGCGCAACATGTACCTGGAAAACAAGTTCGTGCAGCCCGGCGCGCTCACCGTCTGCGGTGAAAAGCTCGACCTGCGCCAGGTGAACCTGCCGGTGTACATCTACGGCTCGCGCGAGGACCACATCGTGCCCATCAACGCCGCCTACGCCAGCACCCAGGTGCTGCCGGGCGAGAAGCGCTTCGTCATGGGCGCCTCGGGCCATATTGCCGGCGTCATCAACCCACCGGCCAAGGGCAAGCGCAGCCACTGGACGCGCGAGGGCGGCGAGCTGCCCGCCACGCTCGAAGCCTGGATCGACGGCGCTACCGAGCACAAAGGCAGCTGGTGGAGCGACTGGTCCGCCTGGCTGCAGGGCCACGCCGGCAAGCAGATCGCCGCGCCCAAGAGCTACGGCAAAGGCCAGCGCTACAAAGCCATCGAACCGGCCCCGGGCCGCTACGTGAAGCAAAAAGCCTGA
- a CDS encoding acetyl-CoA C-acetyltransferase, producing the protein MEDIVIVSAARTAVGKFGGTLAKTPATELGAIVIKEALARARVSLDQVGEVIMGQVLATGCGQNPARQALMKAGIAKETPALTINAVCGSGLKAVMLAAQAVATGDSEIVVAGGQENMSLAPHFLAGSRDGQRMGDWKLQDTMIIDGLWDVYHQYHMGITAENVAREYGITREMQDALALASQQKAAAAQDAGRFAAEIVPVTLAQKKGDPIVFAADEYLNRKSNAEALAGLRPAFDKAGSVTAGNASGINDGAAAVVVMSAKKAAALGLTPLARIAAYATSGLDPATMGMGPVPASRKALARAGWSAADVDLFELNEAFAAQACAVNKVLEIDPARVNVNGGAIAIGHPIGASGCRVLVTLLHEMQRSGAKKGLAALCIGGGMGVSLALER; encoded by the coding sequence ATGGAAGACATCGTCATCGTTTCCGCCGCCCGCACCGCTGTTGGCAAGTTTGGCGGCACGCTCGCCAAGACCCCCGCCACCGAGCTCGGCGCCATCGTCATCAAGGAAGCCCTGGCGCGCGCCCGCGTCAGCCTCGACCAGGTCGGTGAAGTCATCATGGGCCAGGTTCTGGCCACCGGCTGCGGCCAGAACCCGGCGCGCCAGGCGCTGATGAAGGCCGGTATTGCCAAGGAAACCCCGGCCCTGACCATCAACGCCGTCTGCGGCTCCGGCCTCAAGGCCGTGATGCTCGCCGCCCAGGCCGTGGCCACGGGCGACAGCGAGATCGTCGTTGCCGGCGGCCAGGAAAACATGAGCCTGGCACCGCACTTCCTCGCCGGCTCGCGCGATGGCCAGCGCATGGGCGACTGGAAGCTGCAAGACACCATGATCATCGACGGCCTGTGGGACGTGTACCACCAGTACCACATGGGCATCACCGCCGAGAACGTGGCGCGCGAGTACGGCATCACGCGCGAAATGCAGGATGCCCTGGCCCTGGCCAGCCAGCAAAAAGCCGCCGCCGCGCAGGATGCTGGCCGCTTTGCCGCCGAAATCGTGCCCGTGACCCTGGCGCAGAAGAAGGGCGACCCCATCGTCTTCGCCGCCGACGAGTACCTCAACCGCAAGAGCAACGCCGAGGCCCTGGCCGGCCTGCGCCCCGCCTTTGACAAGGCCGGCAGCGTGACGGCGGGCAACGCCAGCGGCATCAACGACGGCGCTGCCGCCGTGGTCGTGATGAGCGCCAAGAAAGCCGCCGCCCTGGGCCTCACGCCCCTGGCGCGCATTGCGGCCTACGCCACCAGCGGCCTCGATCCGGCCACCATGGGCATGGGCCCGGTGCCCGCTTCGCGCAAGGCGCTGGCGCGCGCCGGCTGGAGCGCTGCCGACGTTGATCTGTTTGAGTTGAACGAAGCCTTTGCCGCCCAGGCCTGCGCCGTCAACAAGGTGCTGGAGATCGATCCGGCGCGCGTCAACGTCAACGGCGGCGCAATTGCCATTGGCCACCCCATTGGCGCCTCTGGCTGCCGCGTGCTCGTCACGCTGCTGCACGAGATGCAGCGCAGCGGCGCCAAGAAGGGCCTGGCCGCGCTGTGCATCGGCGGCGGCATGGGCGTGTCGCTGGCGCTCGAGCGTTAA
- the phbB gene encoding acetoacetyl-CoA reductase, with translation MGQKVAYVTGGMGGIGTAICQRLHKEGFKVIAGCGPTRDYQKWLDEQKELGYHFYASVGNVGDWESTVEAFAKTKAEHGSIDVLVNNAGITRDRMFLKMSPDDWKQVIDTNLNSMFNVTKQVVADMVEKGFGRIINISSVNGEKGQAGQTNYSAAKAGMHGFTMALAQELATKGVTVNTVAPGYIGTDMVKAIRPDVLEKIVATVPVKRLGEPSEIASIIAWLASEEGGYATGAEFSVNGGLHMN, from the coding sequence ATGGGTCAGAAAGTAGCGTACGTGACGGGCGGTATGGGCGGCATTGGTACCGCCATCTGCCAGCGCCTGCACAAGGAAGGTTTCAAGGTCATCGCCGGCTGCGGCCCGACGCGGGACTACCAGAAGTGGCTCGACGAGCAAAAGGAGCTGGGCTACCACTTCTACGCCTCGGTGGGCAACGTCGGCGACTGGGAGTCCACCGTCGAAGCCTTTGCCAAGACCAAGGCCGAGCATGGCAGCATCGACGTGCTGGTGAACAACGCCGGCATCACGCGTGACCGCATGTTCCTGAAAATGTCGCCCGACGATTGGAAGCAGGTCATCGACACCAACCTCAACTCCATGTTCAACGTCACCAAGCAGGTGGTGGCCGACATGGTGGAAAAAGGCTTTGGCCGCATCATCAACATCAGCAGCGTGAACGGCGAAAAAGGCCAGGCCGGCCAGACCAACTACTCGGCCGCCAAGGCCGGGATGCACGGCTTCACCATGGCGCTGGCACAAGAGCTGGCAACCAAGGGCGTGACGGTGAACACCGTGGCTCCGGGCTACATCGGCACCGACATGGTCAAGGCCATTCGCCCCGATGTGCTGGAAAAAATCGTTGCCACCGTGCCCGTCAAGCGCCTGGGCGAGCCGAGCGAAATTGCCTCCATCATCGCCTGGCTGGCGAGCGAGGAGGGCGGCTACGCCACCGGTGCCGAGTTCTCGGTCAACGGCGGCCTGCACATGAATTGA
- a CDS encoding ABC-F family ATP-binding cassette domain-containing protein, producing the protein MITLKNVTLRRGSKVLLDAVNATIHPGESVGLVGRNGAGKSSLFALLNGSLHEDGGDFFMPPQWRMAQVAQHMPETSESATDFVLDGDTRLSSLREQLQKAEQAGDGLAIAQAHADLADAGAHDAPARAQALILGLGFQVGQLDNPVNSFSGGWRMRLQLARALMCPSDLLLLDEPTNHLDLDALVWLEAWLTRYEGTLIVISHDREFLDAVTRVTLHIENAQLTRYGGNYSLFEDLRAQQMLLQQAAFERQQDKIAHLQKFIDRFKAQATKARQAQSRVKALERMEKIAPVLASADFTFEFKEPANLPNPMLALTDAAFGYRADDGSEKTILRGVSKTVLAGQRIGILGANGQGKSTLVKTIARTMAPLAGKVTEGKGLAIGYFAQQELDVLHPDDHPLGHMVRLARTCGIDAREQELRNFLGSFNFSGDMVTQPVGSMSGGEKARLVLALIVWQRPNLLLLDEPTNHLDLATREALAMALNEFEGTVMLVSHDRALLRAVCDEFWLVGRGQVGPFDGDLDDYQRYLLDEAKRLREQLRASAPVAPASTAAPKDGREQRRASAQARQQLAEKTKPYKRELAQVDTRLAALNAEKTTLEERLSQGLAPQDIADCGRRLKACSDEIEALELRWLELSETIEEIENGL; encoded by the coding sequence ATGATTACCCTCAAAAACGTCACCTTGCGCCGTGGCAGCAAGGTGCTGCTCGACGCCGTCAACGCCACCATCCACCCCGGCGAAAGCGTTGGCCTGGTCGGGCGCAACGGCGCGGGCAAGTCCTCCTTGTTCGCGCTCTTGAACGGCAGCCTGCACGAAGACGGCGGCGATTTTTTCATGCCGCCGCAGTGGCGCATGGCGCAGGTCGCACAGCACATGCCCGAGACCAGCGAATCGGCCACCGATTTTGTGCTCGATGGCGACACACGCTTGTCCAGCCTGCGTGAGCAGCTACAAAAAGCAGAGCAAGCGGGCGATGGCCTGGCCATTGCCCAGGCGCACGCCGACCTGGCGGACGCCGGCGCCCACGACGCGCCAGCGCGCGCCCAGGCGCTGATCCTGGGCCTGGGCTTTCAGGTCGGGCAGCTCGATAACCCCGTCAACAGCTTCTCCGGCGGCTGGCGGATGCGCCTGCAGCTCGCGCGCGCCCTCATGTGCCCGAGCGACCTGCTGCTGCTCGACGAGCCGACCAACCACCTCGATTTGGATGCGCTCGTCTGGCTCGAAGCCTGGCTGACGCGCTACGAGGGCACGCTCATCGTCATCAGCCACGACCGCGAGTTTCTCGACGCCGTCACCCGCGTGACGCTGCACATCGAGAACGCGCAGCTCACGCGCTACGGCGGCAACTACAGCCTGTTTGAAGACCTGCGGGCACAGCAGATGCTGCTGCAGCAAGCGGCCTTCGAACGCCAGCAGGACAAGATCGCACACCTGCAAAAATTCATCGACCGCTTCAAGGCCCAGGCCACCAAGGCGCGCCAGGCGCAAAGCCGCGTCAAAGCCCTGGAGCGCATGGAAAAAATCGCCCCCGTGCTCGCCAGCGCCGATTTCACCTTTGAATTCAAGGAGCCGGCCAACCTGCCCAACCCCATGCTGGCGCTGACCGATGCCGCCTTTGGCTACCGCGCGGACGATGGCAGCGAAAAAACCATCTTGCGCGGCGTGAGCAAAACCGTCTTGGCCGGTCAGCGCATCGGCATCCTGGGCGCCAACGGCCAGGGCAAATCGACGCTGGTCAAGACCATTGCCCGCACCATGGCGCCACTGGCGGGCAAAGTGACCGAGGGCAAGGGCCTGGCGATTGGCTACTTTGCGCAGCAGGAACTCGACGTGCTGCACCCGGACGACCACCCGCTGGGCCACATGGTGCGCCTGGCGCGCACCTGCGGCATCGACGCCCGCGAGCAGGAGCTGCGCAACTTCCTGGGCTCCTTCAACTTCAGCGGCGACATGGTCACGCAGCCCGTGGGCAGCATGAGCGGCGGCGAAAAAGCCCGCCTGGTGCTGGCGCTCATCGTCTGGCAGCGCCCCAACCTGCTGCTGCTCGACGAGCCGACCAACCACCTCGACCTGGCCACGCGCGAGGCGCTGGCCATGGCGCTCAACGAATTCGAGGGCACGGTCATGCTGGTGAGCCACGACCGGGCGCTTTTGCGCGCGGTGTGCGACGAGTTCTGGCTCGTCGGGCGCGGCCAGGTCGGGCCCTTCGACGGCGACCTCGACGACTACCAGCGCTACCTGCTCGACGAGGCCAAGCGCCTGCGCGAACAGCTGCGCGCCAGCGCGCCAGTGGCCCCGGCCAGCACCGCCGCCCCCAAGGATGGGCGCGAACAGCGCCGCGCCAGCGCCCAGGCACGCCAGCAACTGGCCGAAAAAACCAAGCCCTACAAGCGCGAGCTGGCCCAGGTCGATACCCGCCTGGCAGCCCTGAACGCCGAAAAAACCACCCTCGAAGAACGCCTGAGCCAGGGCCTGGCGCCGCAGGACATCGCCGACTGCGGCCGGCGCCTGAAGGCCTGCAGCGACGAGATCGAGGCATTGGAGCTGCGCTGGCTGGAGCTGTCCGAAACCATTGAAGAAATAGAAAATGGGCTGTAA
- the prmB gene encoding 50S ribosomal protein L3 N(5)-glutamine methyltransferase, whose amino-acid sequence MSGAPVHGAHVSALIASGAAALTQAGVGFGHGTSNAQDEAAWLVLWALGLALDSPLDDAPDSVANTPVTPADQARVATLFAKRIASRKPAAYLTQEAWLMGVPFYVDERAIVPRSFIAELLADGSIDGWLSDQTRQVLDLCTGNGSLAVLAAMAWPEVQVTGADLSPEALAVARINVEKHGLQERITLVQSDGLAQVPGPWDLILCNPPYVNAHSMAALPQEYRAEPELALAGGADGMDFIRRLLRDAPACMSADAVLVLEIGNERAHFEAAFPQLPVFWLDTSAGEDQVLLITRRALLELSPA is encoded by the coding sequence ATGAGCGGCGCCCCCGTGCACGGCGCGCACGTCAGCGCCCTGATCGCCAGCGGCGCGGCGGCGCTCACGCAGGCCGGCGTCGGCTTTGGCCACGGCACCAGCAACGCCCAGGACGAAGCCGCCTGGCTGGTGCTCTGGGCCCTGGGCCTGGCGCTCGACAGCCCCTTGGACGACGCCCCCGATTCCGTGGCCAATACGCCTGTAACGCCCGCCGATCAAGCGCGAGTAGCTACACTTTTTGCAAAGCGCATCGCCAGCCGCAAGCCCGCCGCCTACCTCACGCAAGAGGCGTGGCTGATGGGCGTGCCGTTCTACGTCGATGAGCGCGCCATCGTGCCGCGCAGCTTCATCGCCGAGCTGCTGGCCGACGGCAGCATCGACGGCTGGCTCTCGGACCAGACGCGCCAGGTGCTCGACCTGTGCACCGGCAACGGCAGTCTCGCCGTGCTCGCCGCCATGGCCTGGCCCGAGGTGCAGGTCACCGGCGCCGACCTCTCGCCCGAGGCCCTGGCCGTGGCCCGCATCAACGTCGAAAAACACGGTCTGCAAGAGCGCATCACCCTGGTGCAATCCGACGGCCTGGCGCAAGTGCCCGGCCCCTGGGATTTGATCTTGTGCAACCCGCCCTACGTCAACGCGCACAGCATGGCCGCCTTGCCGCAGGAATACCGCGCCGAGCCAGAACTGGCGCTCGCTGGCGGCGCCGACGGCATGGACTTCATCCGCCGCCTGCTGCGCGACGCCCCCGCCTGCATGAGCGCAGACGCCGTGCTGGTGCTTGAAATTGGCAACGAACGCGCCCACTTCGAGGCCGCCTTTCCCCAGCTGCCCGTGTTCTGGCTTGACACCAGCGCGGGCGAAGACCAGGTGCTGCTCATCACCCGCCGCGCCCTGCTCGAACTCTCTCCCGCCTGA